A stretch of Candidatus Coatesbacteria bacterium DNA encodes these proteins:
- a CDS encoding DUF3108 domain-containing protein encodes MMSPMKKSTLAGILLLSLLIALPAVAELPYGVGEKLIYSVSYEDTMAGVCVMRVEKLVRYQGTEALKLTMDIDSSAAFSDFFYVKDRMESLFDPERLASLRYEKHLIEDTYTADEVLYYDQEANTITSATKVRNGIVANGCDALAAFYHVRAHDIHEGADLSYPYADATRNEIVEITVLGRETITVPAGTFDCYKLRPELQEETGIFKEEGTLYIWVSADEHQLPIQIVGNTWFGKIHARLERYVLAD; translated from the coding sequence ATGATGTCACCAATGAAGAAAAGCACCCTCGCGGGTATTCTGCTGCTCAGCCTGCTTATCGCGCTCCCCGCCGTTGCCGAACTACCCTACGGCGTCGGCGAGAAGCTGATCTACAGCGTCAGCTACGAGGACACCATGGCCGGTGTCTGCGTGATGCGCGTCGAAAAGCTGGTCCGTTATCAGGGCACCGAGGCGCTCAAGCTGACCATGGACATCGATTCCTCGGCGGCCTTCAGCGACTTTTTCTACGTCAAGGACCGGATGGAGTCCCTGTTCGATCCGGAGCGTCTGGCCAGCCTGCGTTACGAGAAGCACCTGATCGAGGATACCTACACCGCCGACGAGGTGCTGTACTACGATCAGGAGGCCAACACCATCACCTCGGCCACCAAGGTGCGCAACGGCATCGTCGCCAACGGCTGCGACGCCCTGGCCGCCTTCTACCACGTCCGGGCCCACGACATCCACGAGGGCGCCGATCTCAGCTACCCCTACGCCGACGCCACGCGCAACGAGATCGTCGAGATCACCGTCCTGGGGCGCGAGACCATCACCGTTCCCGCCGGCACCTTCGACTGCTACAAGCTGCGCCCCGAGCTCCAGGAGGAGACCGGTATCTTCAAGGAGGAGGGCACGCTTTACATCTGGGTCTCCGCCGACGAGCATCAACTGCCCATCCAGATCG
- a CDS encoding glycosyltransferase: MSRRALTILHLDAGRGWRGGQRQVLFLVRHQTVEQRSALRVEAACPAGSPLAGRLAEADFATRDFAVRNALDGRAVRRLLELIECVEPAVVHCHDSHSHSVAYRAAGRLGVDRPRILVTRRVALHPGRGPLTRLKYRSRRIDRLVGVSRYVTGVLRSLGVPDERLATVHSAAAVPRPGFREAGRRLLRGEFGVADEELVIGAVGAFTPKKGQRFLVRAAAWIRLRREDVRFFLVGDGPRLEEARGLAAEHGLGERVLLPGWREDADTLLAGCDVFCSPALIEGIGSTNLEALAHGLPVVASAVGGIPEAVVDGETGLLVPPGDVNALAGALLRLIDDPELRRRLGEGGRRRFTAEFSIPRMAERYLTLYRELTAE; this comes from the coding sequence ATGAGTCGACGAGCCTTGACCATCCTGCACCTGGACGCCGGCCGGGGCTGGCGCGGCGGACAGCGCCAGGTCCTTTTTCTGGTGCGGCACCAGACGGTGGAGCAGCGCTCGGCCCTGCGGGTCGAGGCGGCCTGTCCGGCGGGGTCGCCCCTCGCCGGGCGCCTGGCCGAAGCGGACTTCGCGACGCGGGACTTCGCCGTGCGCAACGCCCTGGACGGTCGAGCAGTGCGTCGGTTGCTGGAGCTGATCGAGTGTGTCGAGCCCGCCGTCGTCCACTGTCACGACTCCCATTCCCACAGTGTCGCCTACCGGGCGGCGGGTCGTTTGGGTGTGGACCGGCCGCGCATCCTGGTCACCCGCCGGGTGGCCTTGCATCCCGGTCGGGGGCCGTTGACCAGGCTCAAGTACCGCTCCCGGCGGATCGATCGCCTGGTCGGCGTCTCGCGTTACGTTACCGGGGTGCTGCGCTCCCTGGGCGTGCCCGATGAGCGTCTGGCCACGGTTCACAGCGCCGCCGCCGTGCCGCGGCCCGGCTTCCGGGAGGCGGGCCGCCGGTTGCTGCGCGGGGAGTTCGGTGTCGCTGACGAGGAGCTGGTCATCGGTGCCGTGGGGGCCTTCACCCCCAAGAAGGGCCAGCGCTTCCTGGTGCGCGCCGCGGCGTGGATCCGCCTAAGGCGGGAAGATGTCCGCTTCTTCCTCGTCGGTGATGGTCCCCGGTTGGAGGAGGCGCGCGGCCTGGCCGCCGAACACGGTCTCGGCGAGCGTGTTCTGCTGCCCGGTTGGCGCGAGGACGCCGACACCCTGCTGGCCGGTTGCGATGTCTTCTGTTCCCCGGCGTTGATCGAGGGTATCGGCAGCACCAACCTCGAGGCCCTGGCCCATGGTCTGCCCGTGGTCGCCTCGGCCGTCGGCGGCATCCCCGAGGCCGTCGTCGACGGCGAGACGGGGCTGCTGGTGCCGCCGGGCGACGTCAACGCCCTCGCCGGGGCTCTGCTGCGGCTGATCGACGATCCCGAACTGCGCCGGCGCCTGGGCGAGGGGGGCCGCCGCCGCTTCACCGCCGAGTTCAGCATCCCCCGGATGGCCGAGCGCTATCTGACGTTGTACCGTGAACTGACCGCTGAATGA
- a CDS encoding peptidoglycan DD-metalloendopeptidase family protein, whose product MEYPTPGIRRRFTRPAGWVIIPQTMRSDTPWRSPTMRRALILFLTVLPLALAGCKKEIPSPVVDLVSPREGEVLEEDGELTFTVTAPEGQLNLVDVRIDNAPVRFPATELRTFARFSVPLPLRELGPGPHLIHIACEAVEDEARSRIDVVRAFSIVLPPAELIEAALLPPRVEQGQPFAIDLTFDAPVVEASATLFDRTFPFYPRSETEWRALAGCRLLAQPGDNALNVTFTDQTGETTVEELILGVDRGDFESYYIQLSPSVEAKLDPEIIERESARTRTVVSEYTPEQLWEEDGFVRPVSGRVTSPFGQQRTYSNGSSGVHIGVDFSAAEGDPIGATARGRVAIAEEMIVRGGFVCIDHGRGLFSLYNHLSRIDVQPGQLVEAGQQIGLAGSTGVATGPHLHFEIRLTTWAVDPLRIIAAPPSFK is encoded by the coding sequence ATGGAATACCCGACGCCGGGCATCCGTCGGCGTTTTACTCGACCGGCGGGGTGGGTTATAATCCCCCAGACTATGCGGTCCGACACCCCCTGGAGGTCGCCGACGATGCGCAGAGCCCTGATCCTGTTCCTCACAGTCCTGCCGCTGGCCCTGGCCGGCTGCAAGAAGGAAATCCCCTCCCCCGTGGTGGATCTGGTCAGCCCCCGGGAGGGCGAAGTACTCGAGGAAGACGGCGAGTTGACCTTCACCGTCACCGCCCCCGAGGGACAACTGAACCTCGTAGATGTGCGTATCGACAACGCTCCGGTGCGTTTCCCCGCCACGGAGCTGCGGACCTTCGCCCGCTTCAGCGTGCCCCTGCCGCTGCGTGAACTCGGGCCGGGACCCCACCTCATCCACATCGCCTGCGAGGCCGTCGAGGACGAAGCCCGTTCCAGGATCGACGTCGTCCGTGCCTTCAGCATCGTGCTGCCGCCGGCCGAACTCATCGAGGCGGCCTTGCTGCCGCCCCGGGTCGAACAGGGGCAGCCCTTCGCCATCGACTTGACCTTCGATGCTCCGGTGGTAGAGGCCTCGGCGACCCTCTTCGACCGCACCTTCCCCTTCTACCCCCGCAGCGAAACCGAGTGGCGCGCCCTGGCCGGCTGCCGGCTGCTGGCCCAGCCCGGCGATAACGCCCTGAACGTCACCTTCACCGATCAGACCGGCGAGACCACCGTCGAGGAACTGATCCTGGGTGTCGACAGAGGCGACTTCGAAAGCTACTACATCCAGCTCTCACCTTCGGTCGAGGCCAAGCTCGACCCGGAGATCATCGAACGCGAATCGGCCCGCACCCGGACCGTCGTCTCCGAATACACACCGGAGCAGCTCTGGGAGGAAGACGGCTTCGTCCGCCCCGTCTCCGGTCGGGTGACAAGCCCCTTCGGTCAGCAACGCACCTACTCCAACGGCTCCTCCGGAGTCCACATCGGAGTGGATTTCTCCGCCGCCGAGGGCGACCCCATCGGCGCTACGGCCCGGGGCCGGGTGGCCATCGCCGAGGAGATGATCGTCCGCGGCGGCTTCGTCTGCATCGACCACGGACGCGGTCTGTTCAGCCTCTACAACCACCTCTCCCGGATCGACGTCCAACCCGGTCAACTCGTCGAGGCCGGTCAGCAGATCGGCCTGGCCGGCTCGACGGGCGTGGCCACCGGACCCCACCTGCACTTCGAGATCCGGCTGACCACCTGGGCCGTCGACCCCTTGAGGATCATTGCCGCCCCGCCGAGTTTCAAGTGA